The Haloplanus sp. CK5-1 genome segment CGACGGACCGGCTTCGGACGTTGGAGATGGTCGAACGCGTCGAGGCCGCGGAGACGGCCACGGAGCGTCGCGAACGCCTCCGGACCGCGTTTCGGGCGTTCGAAGCGGACGTCGACGACCTCGACCGTAGACAGACGGCCGAGATCCGAGCGTACAACCGGAACGACCTCTCCTCGCGGGAACTGCTCGTCTCGCTCGTCCGTTTCAGTACCGTGGCCGAGGAGTACAACACGCGTCGGGCCCGACTGGAATCGCTGGCCGCCGAGACGCCGGGATTCGAACTCGACCGGGGCCGACTGGCGTCGATCGGGAACCGACTCTCGGCGTTCACCGGCCCGGTCCGGACCCACGCCGGGGCGGTGTTGCGCGGTGAGGCTGATCCCACCCGGTTCTACCTCGCTACCGGCACCGAGAGTGTCACCGTGACCACCGTCGTCGACGGGGACTACCTCCGCGAGTCGTACCGCGGCGACCTCCGCAACGGCGAGGGCAACGCCATGGAACTCGAGGTGGCGCTGGATATCGTCTCGGCAAGCTACCCGATCATCTGGAACACGACGCGAGAACAGACACAGGTGTTCGGCGGCGGCGAGACGTACCCCGTGCGCATCGCACACAGTCGGGGCGACCTGACCGCCTTCGTCGACAGCAACGCCCGCGTCGTCTACGCGGAACACCAGCGTCGCTCCCTCGATACCGTCGTCGCCGACGACCGATTCGAGCGGTCGAACGGCGGGATCCGACTCTCGGTGAACCACACATACCCTGGCGGCCCCGTCCGGATCCAGGCCATCGACGAATCGACTGGCGACCCGCTCGATGCCGACGTCTCGATGGCGGTCGGCTCCGGCGAGTCGGCACCGGTCGGCACCACCGGCGAGGATGGCGTCCTCTGGACGCTCTCGCCGAACCGACAGTACACCGTCGCAGTCGAGGCACTGGGCGAGTCGGCCGAGGTGGTGATCGCCCCGGGAACCCTGCCACGGGTGGAGCGAGTGACCGCGGACGGGAACGACGGCGGAGGTGGGTCCGGCAACGCGACGGCGACCCCGACACCGACGGGGTGACCGCCGACATTTATAACGGGTGACGTGGCCACTCGGTGGCGATGGTCGACCGCACGGTCCCAGTCTCGCTTTTGATCGCCGTCGCTCTCGGTACGGCCGCCGTCGCCGTCTCCGTCGGTACCCTCCCCGGCGGGCCGCCGACCGTGGCCGCCTCACTCTCGGTCGACGGGGAGCGAATCGCGCTCACCAACCGTGCTGGCCGGACCGTCGACGTGCGCCGCCTCGACGTGGTGGTGCACGTCGACGGGACGCCGCTCCGCCACCAGCCGCCGGTGCCTTTCTTCTCCGCACCGGGATTCCGTCCCGGCCCGACGGGGCCGTTCAACGCCGCCGCCGACCCGTCGTGGGACCCGGGTGAGCGGGCGTCGCTCAGGGTGGCGTCGACGAACCGACCGGCGATTCGGGTGGGCGACCGCGTGGTCGTCGAACTCCGGTACGACGGGAGCCGACTCGTCCGCCTGTCGGCTACCGCGTAGGAACCCGGGCGAGCGTCGTGATGGCGATGTCCGGGTTGTACGACGGCCCCATCGTCACGTGCCGAACGTCGTCGAAGCCGGCGTCGGCGAACATGCGGTCGGCCTCCGCTTCGTCGTAGAAGAGCATGATCGCGTCGGCGAGCCGCTGGAACACCGAACTGCTCGGGTAGTTCGGACCGACGACGAGGACAGGGCCGCCGGGTTCGACGATCCGACGGAACTCCTCGAGGGCGTCGACCGGGTTTGGCCAGTACTCGATCGACCCGGACGACCAGACGGCGTCGAAACTGTCGTCCGCGAAGGGGAGTCGTTCGGCGTCGCCGCGGTAGAAGTTCACGTCGTCGGTGCGCCCGAACTTCTCGAAGGCCTTCTCCATCTGGTGGATGCTCTGGTCGAGGCCGTGGACGTCCTCGGTGTACTCGAGGAGTCCTTCGGTGCCGAAGCCGGTGCCACAGCCGACGTCGAGCACTCGATCGTCCGGATCGAGGTCCAGGAGTTCCAGCGCCTCGGCGCGCATCTCCTCGTTCCAGATGAAGGGGTTGACCCGGTCGTACACCGTCGAGAGGTACTTGTAGAACAGGCGTGCCCGGGACTTGTCTTCGAGGATGCCCATTTAAATACAGGTTGGGCTTCGATCGGCATAATGGTGCGGATTCGGCGGTGGTCTGACTACCGGAGTCGGTCGAGCGAGCGGGCGGCCTCCCAGTCGATGGTGAGCCACTCGGTCGCGAGCGAGTCAGTACCGGGGGCGAACACCGTCAGTTTCGACGGGTCCGTGGGGTCGTCGAGGAGACACTCCAGTTCCGGACCCGACGCCTCGTCGGGCGACGGCAGGTCTGTCGTCTCCATTCAGTTGTGGCAGTGTACGCAGAGCGTGCCTTCGACCCGGTCGCCGTCGCGGGGAACGACCTCGCCACAGCCGGGACACCGGTACCGGGACCGAACGTACTCGGTGTGGGAAGCGATGCGGGACGTGGTGTGATTCCGGCTCATACCTCCACGTACGCACGACAAAATAAATAATTTTGGTATATGTGTGTATTTTGGTAGTATAGAAGAGTTTCACTCGGTTTTCGAACTTAGAATCGGAAATTCTGTGGCTACACGCGCATTTTTCTGATAGAATGTTTGGTTCGGACCGAACCGTACCTCAGGCTCCGGCGCGTTCGAGGGCGTCCTCGATCTCCGGTCGCTGCGTGACACCGACGAACTGGTCGACGATCCCGTCGTCGTTCTCGACGACGACCGTCGGGAGCGACTGGACTTCGTAGTCGCTGACGGTGGCTTGGTCGGCCTCGACGTCGATCTTCTCGAACTCGACGTCGCCGTAGTCCGCCGCCAGTTCTTCCAGGATGGGGTCCTGTGCGTCGCAGGGGCCACACCAGTCGGCGTAGAAATCGAGCAGTCGCACGGTCATTGATCCGTCGTCGGCTTCCCGGCCGGCGCTGATAAGCGTTTGCCAACCGGCGACCGGATATCGGCGGAGCGAAACGTTTAGGCGACCGAAGCGCTCACCACGGAGTATGAGTGGAAGCGGCAACAGCGGCGGACTGATGTCGAGTGCGGGACTGGTCCGCTACTTCGACGCGGAGGACCGCAACGCCATCAGGATCGACCCCAAGACCATCGTCGCGTTCGGCGTGCTGTTCGGGGTGTTCGTGCAGGTTCTGAACCTCGTCTCGCTGTGACTGCCGACCGCCGTATCGGCGTGGTCGCCGTCCAGGGAAACGTGAGCGAACACGTCACCGCAGTCCGGCGCGCGGCGAACGAGAACGTCGACGTCGTCGAGATCCGTGACGCCGGTATCGTCCCCGACTGTGACGCCCTCGTCCTGCCCGGTGGCGAGTCGACGACCATCTCCCACCTCCTCGACACCCAAGGGATCGACGAGGAGATCCGCGCCCACGCCGCGGCCGGAAAGCCGGTCCTCGCGACGTGTGCCGGCCTCATCGTCGCCTCGAACGACGCCCGCGACGACCGTGTCGAGACGCTCGACCTGATCGACGCCGCGGTCGACCGCAACGCCTTCGGCCGACAGGTCGACAGCTTCGAGGCCGGCCTCGACGTGGCCGGCCTCGACGACCCCTTCCACGCGGTGTTCATCCGTGCGCCCGTCGTCGACGAGGTGGGACCGGACGTCGAGGTACTGGCGACGTGGGAGGACCGGCCGGTCGCGGTCCGGGACGGCCCCGTCGTCGCCACCGCGTTCCACCCCGAACTCACCGACGACGACCGCCTCCACCGCCTCGCGCTGTTCGACCCGCTTCGGGCCGAAGCGTAGCGACAGGCCCTTGCCCCCGCCGGGCGTCCGGGCGGACATGACCGACGATCCCGATCCCGAGGCCGTCCTCGACGCGCTCTTCGCCACCATCGAGGACCGCCGCGACGAACTCCCCGAGGACTCCTACACCGCCTCGCTGTTCACCCACGAGAAAGGCGAGAACGCGACGCTGGAGAAGGTCGGCGAGGAGGCGACCGAGGTGATCCTCGCGGCGAAAGACGACGACCGGGAGGAACTGCTCGCCGAGTCCGCGGATCTGGTCTACCACCTGCTCGTCCTACTGGCGATGGAGGATCTGCACGTCGACGACCTGCGCACGGAACTGGAGGCTCGCTTCTAGTCGAACCGCACGCCGAGGTCGTGGAGGCCGTCGTTGTGCATCGCGACGTTGATGAGGAGTGGCGTCAGCGCCTCGATCTCCGGGGCGTTGGCCAGGCCGCCGGCGTCAAGCGGCCGGAGGCCGTCGATGTCGGCCGCGAGGAGACGGACCGTCTCCTTGGCGTCGTCGTCGTCGGCGACGAGCAACGTGTCGATGCCGAGGTCGGCGTCCAGGTTCGCGAGGCGGCCGGCCGCGAGGTTGTGGAACGCGCCGACGGCCGACACGCCCTCGGGGGCGGCGTCGGCGACGAGTCGGGTGACGCTGCCCGCGCCGGGGCGGTTGTAGTGGAAGCCGTCCTCGTCGCGTTTCATCCCCGTCGCGGGGGTGACGAGGATATCCCCCTCGTCCAGCGAGTCGGCGACTTCCTCGACCGTGTCGGTGGCGTGGTAGGCGGGGACCGCCAGCACGACCACTCGTGCCCGGTCGGCCGCCATCCCGTTCTCGAAGCCGTTGATCTTGCGGTCGACGCCACGACTCGACAGTTCGGTCTCGTACTCCTCGGCCTTCGCGCGGGCCTTCTCCGGGTCGCGGGAGCCGATCACGACCTCGTGGTCGGAGTGGTAGGCCCACCGGAGGGCCAGTCCCTCGCCGACGTCGCCGGTCCCGCCGAGTAGCGCGATTCGCATGGTCGGACTGTGGTCGGGGCGGAAGTAAGGGTTAGGATTATCGTAGGTCCTGATAGCCGCTCGCCGTCGGGCCTGGCGAGCAGCTATCGCGGCTACGATAACTCCGAACTGCCGGGAGTGGCCCTACTCTCCGCCGATAGCGACCACGTACGCCACGAGGAGTGCGACGACGACACCTGGAACGACCGAGCGGACCTGTGTGACGGGGTCGGGCGGCGTCGTCGCGGCGACGACGACGACGACGACGGCGACGAGGACGGCGGCGACGGCGGCGAACCGACGGTGGTCGGCGCTCACGGTCGCTCGAGGAGGGCGGGCAGGTCGTTCACCGTCTCGATCACGGCCGAGGCACCGGCGTCGGCGAAGGCCCGGCGACCCGACTCGCCGGTCAACCCGCCGGTGAGGACGCCGATACCGTGGTAGGTCCGGTCGGGGTCGGCGTCGGCCGCGTTCGTCGCCGTCCGCACGTCGTCGAGGGTGTCGCCCGCAAAGGCCACGGCGTCGGCGTCGAAGCGGTCCGCGAGCCTCGTCAGCGCCCGCGGGTGGGGCTTACCCTCGGCCCAGTCGTCCATCGTGAAGCGGTGAGCGTCGGCCACTGACAGGCCGACGCGGTCGAGGGCGATGTCGGCCTCGGCGGCCGGCCGCCCCGTCAGGACGCCGACCGCGAACCGCTCGGTGAGAGCGTCGAGCGTCGACCGCTCGACGAGCACGGGTTCGTCGTGGATGTACCCACCCGACTCGACGGGCGGATCGCCGCCCTCGAGGTCGCGGTACAGGTCGGTCCCGAGGTAGAGCGCCTGAAACACCGCCCGGAGGTGGTCGGGATCCCAGCGGTCGAAGACGGCGGCGGCGTCGATCGGTGCGTCGCGAACGACGCCCTCGGCCGCCTCCAACCCTCCACCCGCGGCGGCGACGGCGTCGGTGAAGGCGACCACGTCGGCGTCGTAGCCCGCGTCCCGAGCGAGGACGAACAGGGCCGCCGCGTACGTGAGCTCCCAGTCGTTGTTGAAGCCGCCGGCGTTCTTGAACCGCTGGACGCCCTCGTCGTCGACGGTCTCCCCGTACACTCGGTCGACCGTCTCGACGATGGCCCGGCGGTAAGAGTCGGCGACGTCGACGAGCACCCCGTCGACGTCGAGGACGACCGCGTCCGCGTTCATATCACGGCGACGGCGGCGTCGGGACAAGGGCCTTTCTATACCTCCTCGATCAGATGGACGGTGTAGCCGTCGGGGTCGGTCAGGGCGGCGAGCCGCCGGTTCACTCGCTCTAGGGTCCGTGGCTCCTCCTCGACGGTGACGCCGAACGTTTCGACCGCCTCCGCGACCGCGTCGTCGACGTCGTCGGCGGCGATGGCGATATGCTCGATGCCCGTGGGGTCGGGGACCGACTCGACGACCCGAAACTGGAGTTCGCCCGGGCCGCTCCCGGTGACGTAGTAGTTCTGCACGCCGTCTTTCTCGTACTCGCGGGAGCGTTCGAGGCCGAGCAACTCCTCGTAGAACGCCCGGGTCGCGTCGAGGTCCGACACCTCGATGGCCGTGTGGAGAACGTCCATACGGCCGGATGGTCGGCCGGGCTGATAAACGTGAACGCCGTCAGTCGCCCCGGGTGCTGATCTCCTCGGCGATCCGGCCGCCGGGGTAGCGGAGGTGGCCACTCTCGACTTCGTAGATGTAGCCGTGGACCGTCGCGTCGACGAGTGGATGTTCGTCCGGATACCACACCTGTGTAGCACACGCCTCGTCTATATCGTCAGAACGCGACCGCGTTCTGACTGCTAACCAGAAATCTCTGATTTCTGGTGATGTCGTCGGTCATTCGCACCCAGTCGGCGACGGAGGCGTCGCCGATCGACAGTTCCGGTAGGACCGGATCCAGATCGACGTCGTCGAGGCTCCCGCCCGCCGCGGCTTCGAGTCCCTCGCCGACGGCGTCGTCGGGGGCGCTCATCATCCCGCAGTCGGTGTGGTTGACGACGATGATCTCCTCGGTGTCGAAAAACTGGGTCGTCAGCGCCGCCGAGCGAACCACGTCGTCGATCACCTTCCCGCCGGCGTTGCGGTAGATTTGGGTGTCGCCCAGGTCGAGGCCGAGTACCTCCTCGAGGGGATGCGCTCGTCCATGCACGCGACGACGAGCAACTGCTTGTCGGTCGGGATGCCCTTCCGCCGGCGTCGCGCCCAGTCGTCGCGCGCGTCGACGCCAGCGTCGACGTAGGCGTGGTGGTGCCCCGGTTCGCGGTCGACGTCGCCGTAGTATCAATCTCCCGACATGTGTGGCAGTACGGTCGCGAGCGGTTTTGCCGTTGAGCCCTCGGCAACGATGCCCGCTATCTCGGACGGGCGAGATACAGCGTCTCGCGGGCAAGCGACTCGCGTTCGACCGGAACCGCGGGCTCCTCGAACCCGAGGGTGGTGAAGAGGAAGTCAGCGTCGGCGGCGCGAGCCACGTCCCGGGCTGGAGCCTGGAGTTCGGCGGGGAGGTTCAGCGCGTAGACGGCGTCGACGCGGTAGGGTTCGCCGGGGTGGGTGGCGTCCGAGGAGCGTGCCTCCTCGCCGAGTCCCGCCGCCCGGTCGACCACGTCGTCGCGGACGAAGCGGACGCCCTCGGGGACGGGCGCGTCGAACACGTCGGTCGCGGTCACGTCCACGCCGGCGTCGACGAGGGCGGCCGCCACCTCCGGACGGCGACCGATCCCCACCTCGACGACGCTGTCGTAGCTGGCGAGTCGATCGGCGAGTTCGGCGCGTGTGGCCGTCACGTCGGGATATTTATAGCGGGGCCGCGCTTAAGCTCTCGCATGCTCGTCGACATCGTGCCTATCGGGGACGTCCCGGCACGGGTGAAACGCGAAGCTTCTGCCGGTCTGCGGTCCGTGTACGACTGTGACGTGACGGTCCACGACGCCCAGACCCTCCCCGAGGGCGCGTTCGACCGGAACCGGAACCAGTACCGGGCCGAGGAGTTCATCGAACTCACGAGTCGGATCGGCACGGGCGAGAAGAACATCGGCATCACGACAGAGGACCTCTACTACCGGCGACGCAACTACGTCTTCGGCCTCGCCTATCTCAACGGCAACGGCTCCGTCATCTCCACCTACCGACTCCAGACCTCCTCCGACGGCGGCATGACCACGACGTCGGGCAACGAGGTGTTCTCCAACCGCGTCCGCAAGGAGGTCGTCCACGAGATCGGCCACACGCTCGGCCTCGAACACTGCGACCGCGAGCGGTGCGTGATGAGTTTCTCC includes the following:
- a CDS encoding DUF7096 domain-containing protein, which codes for MRALLVFVAALLVPVAAVGAAGGLGGSPPADPADRAVADDPVVAQADGTVTLQQINVLDVPASGVERSSVGGHYVDLGPSVGLSTNATTDRLRTLEMVERVEAAETATERRERLRTAFRAFEADVDDLDRRQTAEIRAYNRNDLSSRELLVSLVRFSTVAEEYNTRRARLESLAAETPGFELDRGRLASIGNRLSAFTGPVRTHAGAVLRGEADPTRFYLATGTESVTVTTVVDGDYLRESYRGDLRNGEGNAMELEVALDIVSASYPIIWNTTREQTQVFGGGETYPVRIAHSRGDLTAFVDSNARVVYAEHQRRSLDTVVADDRFERSNGGIRLSVNHTYPGGPVRIQAIDESTGDPLDADVSMAVGSGESAPVGTTGEDGVLWTLSPNRQYTVAVEALGESAEVVIAPGTLPRVERVTADGNDGGGGSGNATATPTPTG
- a CDS encoding type IV pilin, which gives rise to MVDRTVPVSLLIAVALGTAAVAVSVGTLPGGPPTVAASLSVDGERIALTNRAGRTVDVRRLDVVVHVDGTPLRHQPPVPFFSAPGFRPGPTGPFNAAADPSWDPGERASLRVASTNRPAIRVGDRVVVELRYDGSRLVRLSATA
- a CDS encoding methyltransferase domain-containing protein, yielding MGILEDKSRARLFYKYLSTVYDRVNPFIWNEEMRAEALELLDLDPDDRVLDVGCGTGFGTEGLLEYTEDVHGLDQSIHQMEKAFEKFGRTDDVNFYRGDAERLPFADDSFDAVWSSGSIEYWPNPVDALEEFRRIVEPGGPVLVVGPNYPSSSVFQRLADAIMLFYDEAEADRMFADAGFDDVRHVTMGPSYNPDIAITTLARVPTR
- a CDS encoding thioredoxin family protein, yielding MTVRLLDFYADWCGPCDAQDPILEELAADYGDVEFEKIDVEADQATVSDYEVQSLPTVVVENDDGIVDQFVGVTQRPEIEDALERAGA
- a CDS encoding preprotein translocase subunit Sec61beta, yielding MSGSGNSGGLMSSAGLVRYFDAEDRNAIRIDPKTIVAFGVLFGVFVQVLNLVSL
- the pdxT gene encoding pyridoxal 5'-phosphate synthase glutaminase subunit PdxT; its protein translation is MTADRRIGVVAVQGNVSEHVTAVRRAANENVDVVEIRDAGIVPDCDALVLPGGESTTISHLLDTQGIDEEIRAHAAAGKPVLATCAGLIVASNDARDDRVETLDLIDAAVDRNAFGRQVDSFEAGLDVAGLDDPFHAVFIRAPVVDEVGPDVEVLATWEDRPVAVRDGPVVATAFHPELTDDDRLHRLALFDPLRAEA
- the hisE gene encoding phosphoribosyl-ATP diphosphatase; its protein translation is MTDDPDPEAVLDALFATIEDRRDELPEDSYTASLFTHEKGENATLEKVGEEATEVILAAKDDDREELLAESADLVYHLLVLLAMEDLHVDDLRTELEARF
- the npdG gene encoding NADPH-dependent F420 reductase, producing MRIALLGGTGDVGEGLALRWAYHSDHEVVIGSRDPEKARAKAEEYETELSSRGVDRKINGFENGMAADRARVVVLAVPAYHATDTVEEVADSLDEGDILVTPATGMKRDEDGFHYNRPGAGSVTRLVADAAPEGVSAVGAFHNLAAGRLANLDADLGIDTLLVADDDDAKETVRLLAADIDGLRPLDAGGLANAPEIEALTPLLINVAMHNDGLHDLGVRFD
- a CDS encoding DUF7534 family protein, with protein sequence MSADHRRFAAVAAVLVAVVVVVVAATTPPDPVTQVRSVVPGVVVALLVAYVVAIGGE
- a CDS encoding TIGR01548 family HAD-type hydrolase, which codes for MNADAVVLDVDGVLVDVADSYRRAIVETVDRVYGETVDDEGVQRFKNAGGFNNDWELTYAAALFVLARDAGYDADVVAFTDAVAAAGGGLEAAEGVVRDAPIDAAAVFDRWDPDHLRAVFQALYLGTDLYRDLEGGDPPVESGGYIHDEPVLVERSTLDALTERFAVGVLTGRPAAEADIALDRVGLSVADAHRFTMDDWAEGKPHPRALTRLADRFDADAVAFAGDTLDDVRTATNAADADPDRTYHGIGVLTGGLTGESGRRAFADAGASAVIETVNDLPALLERP
- a CDS encoding VOC family protein — its product is MDVLHTAIEVSDLDATRAFYEELLGLERSREYEKDGVQNYYVTGSGPGELQFRVVESVPDPTGIEHIAIAADDVDDAVAEAVETFGVTVEEEPRTLERVNRRLAALTDPDGYTVHLIEEV
- a CDS encoding UPF0146 family protein, producing MTATRAELADRLASYDSVVEVGIGRRPEVAAALVDAGVDVTATDVFDAPVPEGVRFVRDDVVDRAAGLGEEARSSDATHPGEPYRVDAVYALNLPAELQAPARDVARAADADFLFTTLGFEEPAVPVERESLARETLYLARPR
- a CDS encoding archaemetzincin family Zn-dependent metalloprotease, coding for MLVDIVPIGDVPARVKREASAGLRSVYDCDVTVHDAQTLPEGAFDRNRNQYRAEEFIELTSRIGTGEKNIGITTEDLYYRRRNYVFGLAYLNGNGSVISTYRLQTSSDGGMTTTSGNEVFSNRVRKEVVHEIGHTLGLEHCDRERCVMSFSPTVREVDKKEETLCGTCSREHF